One genomic segment of Coffea arabica cultivar ET-39 chromosome 6e, Coffea Arabica ET-39 HiFi, whole genome shotgun sequence includes these proteins:
- the LOC113703929 gene encoding protein DETOXIFICATION 21 isoform X1 — protein MWCFFFGRVLNRQALHLIIMEDITKMSEDVSKKLLTEVSHGEEHLNEEEKLKDRIWSESKKMWVVAAPAIFTRFSTFGTSVITQAFVGHIGATQLAAYSLVQTVLLRFANGILLGMASGLETLCGQAYGGKQYHMLGVYLQRSWIVLSVTSTVLLPIFIFTAPILRALGQEEAISEAAGTIADWLIPVLYAFGVSFTCQMFLQAQSKNMIIAYVAAFSLSIHVLLSWLLTVKYKYGIPGAMISTILAFWLPNVGQLLFVLCGGCRETWKGLSSLAFKDLLPIIKLSLSSGAMVCLELWYNTILILLTGNMKNAEVAIDALSICLNISGWEMMISLGFMAAASVRVANELGRGSAKAAKFSIWFSVLTSLAIGFVLFIFFLFFRERVAYIFTTSPDVAVAVGQLSPLLAFSILLNSVQPVLSGVAVGAGWQGTVAWVNVGCYYLLGIPIGVVLGYVIKLQVQGVWIGMLIGTLVQTIVLVVITLRTDWDRQVLIAQQRINRWFIPSENDNRSESL, from the exons ATGTGGTGTTTCTTCTTTGGGAGGGTGTTAAATCGGCAGGCCTTGCACCTAATCATTATGGA AGACATAACTAAAATGTCTGAAGATGTCAGCAAGAAATTGTTGACAGAAGTTAGCCATGGTGAAGAACATCTTAACGAGGAAGAGAAACTCAAGGACCGGATATGGAGTGAATCGAAAAAAATGTGGGTTGTTGCAGCTCCAGCAATATTTACCAGATTTTCAACATTTGGGACTAGTGTCATCACCCAGGCATTTGTTGGTCATATTGGAGCTACACAGCTGGCTGCTTACTCTTTGGTCCAGACTGTCCTTTTGAGGTTTGCCAATGGCATCCTG TTGGGCATGGCTAGTGGATTGGAAACTCTTTGTGGGCAAGCCTATGGTGGAAAGCAATATCATATGCTTGGAGTCTATCTGCAAAGGTCGTGGATTGTCTTATCTGTGACATCAACTGTGCTTCTaccaattttcattttcactgccCCAATTTTAAGAGCTTTAGGACAGGAAGAAGCTATTTCAGAAGCGGCAGGAACTATTGCTGACTGGTTAATTCCTGTGCTCTATGCATTCGGTGTATCATTTACCTGCCAAATGTTCCTCCAAGCACAAAGCAAGAACATGATTATTGCATATGTGGCAGCCTTTTCTCTATCAATCCACGTGCTTCTCTCATGGCTTTTAACAGTGAAATACAAATATGGAATTCCTGGTGCCATGATTTCTACAATCTTGGCTTTTTGGCTTCCCAATGTTGGCCAACTTCTGTTTGTTCTTTGCGGAGGCTGCCGGGAAACATGGAAAGGTCTTTCATCCTTGGCTTTCAAAGATCTCTTGCCAATTATTAAGCTTTCATTATCATCTGGTGCAATGGTATG TCTCGAGCTGTGGTACAACACCATATTGATTCTTCTTACTGGAAACATGAAGAATGCAGAGGTTGCAATTGATGCTCTTTCTATTTG CCTAAATATTAGTGGCTGGGAGATGATGATTTCTCTTGGCTTCATGGCTGCAGCAAG TGTACGAGTTGCGAATGAACTTGGAAGGGGGAGCGCTAAAGCAGCAAAGTTCTCCATATGGTTTTCAGTTCTGACATCTTTGGCCATTGGATTTGTGCTATTCatattctttctcttctttcgaGAACGTGTAGCTTACATATTCACCACAAGTCCTGATGTGGCTGTAGCAGTTGGTCAGTTATCGCCATTGTTAGCATTTTCCATACTTCTGAACAGTGTTCAACCGGTTCTTTCTG GGGTTGCTGTGGGGGCTGGATGGCAGGGAACTGTGGCATGGGTCAACGTGGGTTGCTATTATTTGCTAGGCATACCCATTGGAGTGGTGCTTGGTTACGTTATTAAATTGCAAGTACAA GGTGTTTGGATTGGAATGCTAATTGGTACGCTAGTCCAAACCATTGTACTTGTTGTAATCACATTGAGGACAGATTGGGATCGACAG GTATTGATTGCACAACAACGAATCAATAGGTGGTTTATACCATCTGAAAATGACAATAGATCCGAATCTCTCtga
- the LOC113703929 gene encoding protein DETOXIFICATION 21 isoform X2, with protein sequence MSEDVSKKLLTEVSHGEEHLNEEEKLKDRIWSESKKMWVVAAPAIFTRFSTFGTSVITQAFVGHIGATQLAAYSLVQTVLLRFANGILLGMASGLETLCGQAYGGKQYHMLGVYLQRSWIVLSVTSTVLLPIFIFTAPILRALGQEEAISEAAGTIADWLIPVLYAFGVSFTCQMFLQAQSKNMIIAYVAAFSLSIHVLLSWLLTVKYKYGIPGAMISTILAFWLPNVGQLLFVLCGGCRETWKGLSSLAFKDLLPIIKLSLSSGAMVCLELWYNTILILLTGNMKNAEVAIDALSICLNISGWEMMISLGFMAAASVRVANELGRGSAKAAKFSIWFSVLTSLAIGFVLFIFFLFFRERVAYIFTTSPDVAVAVGQLSPLLAFSILLNSVQPVLSGVAVGAGWQGTVAWVNVGCYYLLGIPIGVVLGYVIKLQVQGVWIGMLIGTLVQTIVLVVITLRTDWDRQVLIAQQRINRWFIPSENDNRSESL encoded by the exons ATGTCTGAAGATGTCAGCAAGAAATTGTTGACAGAAGTTAGCCATGGTGAAGAACATCTTAACGAGGAAGAGAAACTCAAGGACCGGATATGGAGTGAATCGAAAAAAATGTGGGTTGTTGCAGCTCCAGCAATATTTACCAGATTTTCAACATTTGGGACTAGTGTCATCACCCAGGCATTTGTTGGTCATATTGGAGCTACACAGCTGGCTGCTTACTCTTTGGTCCAGACTGTCCTTTTGAGGTTTGCCAATGGCATCCTG TTGGGCATGGCTAGTGGATTGGAAACTCTTTGTGGGCAAGCCTATGGTGGAAAGCAATATCATATGCTTGGAGTCTATCTGCAAAGGTCGTGGATTGTCTTATCTGTGACATCAACTGTGCTTCTaccaattttcattttcactgccCCAATTTTAAGAGCTTTAGGACAGGAAGAAGCTATTTCAGAAGCGGCAGGAACTATTGCTGACTGGTTAATTCCTGTGCTCTATGCATTCGGTGTATCATTTACCTGCCAAATGTTCCTCCAAGCACAAAGCAAGAACATGATTATTGCATATGTGGCAGCCTTTTCTCTATCAATCCACGTGCTTCTCTCATGGCTTTTAACAGTGAAATACAAATATGGAATTCCTGGTGCCATGATTTCTACAATCTTGGCTTTTTGGCTTCCCAATGTTGGCCAACTTCTGTTTGTTCTTTGCGGAGGCTGCCGGGAAACATGGAAAGGTCTTTCATCCTTGGCTTTCAAAGATCTCTTGCCAATTATTAAGCTTTCATTATCATCTGGTGCAATGGTATG TCTCGAGCTGTGGTACAACACCATATTGATTCTTCTTACTGGAAACATGAAGAATGCAGAGGTTGCAATTGATGCTCTTTCTATTTG CCTAAATATTAGTGGCTGGGAGATGATGATTTCTCTTGGCTTCATGGCTGCAGCAAG TGTACGAGTTGCGAATGAACTTGGAAGGGGGAGCGCTAAAGCAGCAAAGTTCTCCATATGGTTTTCAGTTCTGACATCTTTGGCCATTGGATTTGTGCTATTCatattctttctcttctttcgaGAACGTGTAGCTTACATATTCACCACAAGTCCTGATGTGGCTGTAGCAGTTGGTCAGTTATCGCCATTGTTAGCATTTTCCATACTTCTGAACAGTGTTCAACCGGTTCTTTCTG GGGTTGCTGTGGGGGCTGGATGGCAGGGAACTGTGGCATGGGTCAACGTGGGTTGCTATTATTTGCTAGGCATACCCATTGGAGTGGTGCTTGGTTACGTTATTAAATTGCAAGTACAA GGTGTTTGGATTGGAATGCTAATTGGTACGCTAGTCCAAACCATTGTACTTGTTGTAATCACATTGAGGACAGATTGGGATCGACAG GTATTGATTGCACAACAACGAATCAATAGGTGGTTTATACCATCTGAAAATGACAATAGATCCGAATCTCTCtga